In one window of Candidatus Omnitrophota bacterium DNA:
- a CDS encoding patatin-like phospholipase family protein — protein sequence MALDGVFEGGGVKGIALIGALKRLEEEGVVFGRVAGTSAGAITASLVAAGYRVDELKGIVWNKDFNDFADVRNLFKKKWYQVIGQFLPLFFPGTGYGIFDTKNFYEWIRGLLSQKEVTDFKSIKGKYLRIFAVDIVKQQLLKFDRDVSPDMEVAEAVRRSMSIPFFFRAQQDQGAFVVDGGVLANYPIDTFNDPGGLATTIGLKLISDEQTLPPKIPSNIFAYVLRIFETMQVAHERVHVEEAQWAKTVPIPTGKISTIDFNLKDEDKKFLWDSGYSAADKAIKEGVLNPQGRV from the coding sequence ATGGCATTGGACGGCGTTTTCGAAGGCGGCGGGGTCAAAGGCATCGCCCTCATTGGAGCGTTAAAGCGTCTTGAAGAGGAGGGGGTTGTGTTCGGCCGCGTGGCCGGGACCTCTGCCGGGGCGATTACCGCGTCCCTGGTGGCCGCCGGATATAGGGTGGATGAACTCAAAGGCATCGTTTGGAACAAGGATTTCAATGATTTTGCCGATGTCAGGAATTTATTTAAGAAGAAATGGTATCAAGTCATCGGACAATTCCTGCCGCTGTTTTTTCCCGGCACCGGATATGGCATTTTTGACACAAAAAATTTTTATGAATGGATTCGGGGCCTTTTGTCTCAAAAAGAGGTGACGGACTTTAAGTCGATTAAGGGGAAATATTTGAGGATTTTTGCCGTTGATATTGTAAAGCAGCAGCTTTTGAAGTTTGACCGGGATGTCAGCCCGGATATGGAAGTGGCTGAAGCGGTCCGGCGTTCGATGAGCATCCCGTTTTTCTTCCGCGCCCAGCAGGATCAGGGGGCTTTCGTGGTGGACGGCGGTGTCCTGGCGAATTATCCGATAGATACCTTTAACGATCCGGGAGGATTGGCTACGACCATTGGGCTGAAGCTCATTTCGGATGAACAGACCCTGCCCCCGAAAATTCCTTCCAATATTTTCGCGTATGTTTTGAGGATTTTTGAAACCATGCAGGTGGCGCATGAGCGGGTTCATGTGGAAGAGGCACAATGGGCCAAAACCGTTCCCATCCCGACCGGGAAGATTTCGACCATTGACTTTAATCTTAAAGACGAAGACAAAAAATTCTTGTGGGATTCCGGCTACAGCGCCGCTGACAAAGCCATCAAAGAAGGGGTTTTGAACCCACAGGGAAGGGTTTAA
- a CDS encoding DUF3800 domain-containing protein has protein sequence MYLFYVDESGDSGLVGSPTNYYALSGFVVHELRWHQILEEIINFRKSLRARYGLKLRQEIHAADFIHSSGGSTGIPKSLRLRLMRAVLDFQAGLSDINVINVVVDKRTKPVGADVVDIAWTTLIQRFHNTISYRNFPGPQNPQDFGIIIADQTDVKKLMAISRRMRRFNPVPNMANPGSRNILIDTIVEDVVHRDSVHSYFIQLVDVNVYFLMQKHKACAYVKKKGASNYFDRLDPVLCKVASRGNQWGIVYR, from the coding sequence ATGTATTTATTTTATGTAGATGAGAGCGGTGATTCCGGGTTGGTTGGGAGCCCCACGAATTACTATGCGCTAAGCGGGTTTGTTGTGCATGAATTAAGATGGCATCAAATTTTGGAAGAGATTATTAATTTTAGGAAGTCTCTCCGGGCCAGGTATGGCCTGAAGTTGCGGCAGGAAATCCATGCGGCGGATTTTATCCATAGCTCAGGGGGATCAACCGGGATCCCGAAATCTCTCCGTTTGCGTTTGATGAGGGCCGTCCTGGATTTTCAAGCAGGGCTTTCGGATATCAATGTTATTAATGTCGTGGTCGACAAGCGTACAAAACCTGTGGGGGCGGATGTCGTTGATATTGCGTGGACAACGTTGATTCAGAGATTTCACAACACGATTTCGTATCGTAATTTCCCCGGGCCGCAAAATCCGCAAGATTTCGGTATCATTATTGCCGATCAAACGGATGTGAAAAAATTGATGGCCATTTCAAGGAGGATGCGACGTTTTAATCCCGTTCCCAACATGGCAAACCCTGGTTCAAGAAATATTTTAATTGATACAATCGTTGAGGATGTTGTCCACCGGGATTCAGTGCATTCATATTTTATCCAGTTGGTAGATGTTAATGTTTACTTTTTGATGCAGAAGCATAAGGCCTGTGCTTATGTGAAGAAAAAAGGGGCAAGCAATTATTTTGATAGGTTGGACCCTGTTTTATGTAAAGTCGCGAGCAGGGGAAATCAGTGGGGGATTGTTTATAGGTAG
- a CDS encoding restriction endonuclease subunit S, translating into MIVRSNYTELENIVDCLDNQRIPVSDEERQKRQGDVPYYGANGQVGFINDSLFDEELLLLAEDGGSWGPKEKCAYIISGKSWVNNHAHVLRCKQNTNIRFLMYFLNYSDLRSYVSGTTRGKLNQQRMNQIKVFWPEINKQKRIAENLTRAESALEKRRQTLRLADQFLKSAFLGMFGDPSRNPMKWPVKQIGDVVLVSQYGTSEKSNTESNGYIVLGMGNITYDGQLDLSKVNYVDMTEKEFNQLRLVSGDVIFNRTNSTDLVGKTACWRREEKAVLASYLVKLKLVPSVVPEFFSFLLNSSFYKNIFAQRCKKAVGQSNISPTLLKEFDVFVPPQPIQQKFADLVQKVEKLKEKQRQSEAQLQTLFNSLMQKAFRGELFKE; encoded by the coding sequence ATGATTGTCAGATCAAATTATACCGAACTGGAAAATATTGTAGATTGCTTGGACAATCAAAGGATTCCTGTCAGTGATGAAGAGCGACAAAAAAGGCAGGGGGATGTTCCTTACTATGGAGCAAATGGCCAAGTTGGGTTTATAAATGACTCTCTTTTTGATGAAGAGTTATTGCTATTGGCTGAGGACGGTGGTTCTTGGGGACCGAAGGAAAAATGTGCCTACATTATTTCCGGCAAGAGCTGGGTTAATAACCATGCCCATGTATTGCGTTGTAAACAGAACACCAATATCCGTTTTTTGATGTATTTCCTGAACTATTCAGATCTGAGGAGCTATGTGTCTGGGACAACAAGGGGAAAGCTCAATCAGCAACGCATGAATCAAATTAAAGTGTTTTGGCCTGAAATCAACAAGCAAAAAAGAATAGCCGAGAATTTAACCCGTGCCGAATCCGCCCTCGAAAAACGCCGCCAAACCCTCCGCCTTGCCGACCAATTCCTCAAATCCGCGTTCCTGGGAATGTTCGGTGATCCCAGTCGGAATCCGATGAAGTGGCCAGTGAAGCAAATTGGAGACGTTGTGCTTGTTTCACAATATGGCACTTCTGAAAAGTCCAATACGGAAAGCAATGGATATATTGTTTTGGGAATGGGGAATATTACATATGATGGTCAGTTGGACCTATCGAAGGTCAACTATGTTGACATGACCGAAAAGGAATTTAACCAATTAAGGCTAGTTTCAGGAGATGTCATCTTTAATCGTACAAATTCGACCGACTTAGTTGGAAAAACAGCTTGCTGGAGGCGAGAAGAAAAAGCTGTTTTAGCCTCCTACTTAGTAAAATTAAAACTCGTTCCAAGCGTTGTCCCCGAATTTTTTTCTTTCCTTCTTAATTCTTCGTTCTACAAGAATATTTTTGCCCAGCGTTGTAAGAAAGCTGTCGGTCAGTCCAATATTAGTCCAACTTTGTTGAAGGAATTTGACGTTTTTGTTCCTCCGCAGCCAATACAGCAAAAATTCGCCGACCTTGTCCAAAAAGTCGAGAAACTGAAGGAGAAGCAAAGACAATCCGAAGCCCAGCTTCAAACCCTCTTCAACTCCCTCATGCAAAAGGCGTTCCGAGGGGAACTATTCAAGGAGTAA
- a CDS encoding class I SAM-dependent DNA methyltransferase, with protein sequence MGTDLKNQIRHLWNKFWEGGIANPLTAIEQISYLIFMKRLEDMDFVHKKAAERRNEKFVSIYKGRENCRWSYWINMPAEEMMAHVRDKVFPFIKTLKGEDNFFSQAMKDAIFMIPKPSLLQEAVRIIDELNITQQDQDIQGDLYEYLLSELQQSGKNGQFRTPRHIIRMIVALVNPVLGDRICDPACGTGGFLINAYQHILKENTSPDVLEYDEDGVPHHLVGDKIADKKQRAFLKERALHGFDFDTTMVRIALMNAVLHGIDKPDIQYKDTLSKAYEEKEKYEIVLANPPFKGSIDKSDISGRLKLKTTKTELLFMNLFVELLVVGGKCGVIVPDGVLFGSSNAHKEARRMLVEENELQGVIKMPSGVFRPYAGVSTAVVIFAKGGVTDKVWFYDMQADGYSLDDKRTRTPDKNDIPDIIAKWNARNKKKQPGAGEKWFWVDAKEIRENKYDLSISRYKPVVYEEVQYEPPQAILASTSALEVEISAVIKEISKSI encoded by the coding sequence ATGGGAACAGATTTAAAAAATCAAATCCGTCATCTGTGGAACAAGTTCTGGGAAGGGGGCATTGCCAACCCCTTGACCGCCATTGAGCAGATTTCCTACCTGATCTTCATGAAGCGGCTGGAGGACATGGATTTTGTCCATAAAAAGGCCGCCGAGAGACGGAATGAGAAATTTGTCTCGATTTACAAAGGCCGGGAGAACTGCCGCTGGTCCTACTGGATCAACATGCCGGCCGAAGAAATGATGGCCCATGTGAGGGACAAGGTGTTCCCCTTTATCAAGACGCTCAAAGGAGAAGACAATTTTTTCAGCCAGGCCATGAAAGACGCGATTTTCATGATCCCCAAGCCGTCCCTTCTTCAGGAAGCCGTCCGGATCATAGACGAACTCAATATCACCCAGCAGGACCAGGACATCCAGGGCGACCTTTATGAATATCTGCTGAGCGAACTTCAGCAATCCGGTAAAAACGGCCAGTTCCGAACCCCCCGCCACATCATCCGGATGATTGTGGCGCTGGTCAATCCTGTCCTGGGCGACCGGATCTGCGACCCGGCCTGCGGCACCGGCGGTTTTTTGATCAACGCCTACCAGCATATCCTCAAGGAGAATACCTCCCCCGATGTGCTGGAATATGACGAGGACGGCGTCCCGCACCATCTTGTTGGGGACAAAATTGCGGACAAAAAACAGCGGGCCTTTTTGAAGGAAAGGGCCCTGCACGGTTTTGATTTCGACACCACCATGGTCCGCATCGCCCTCATGAACGCGGTCCTGCACGGCATTGACAAGCCGGACATCCAGTATAAAGACACGCTCTCCAAGGCCTATGAGGAAAAAGAAAAGTATGAGATCGTCCTGGCCAACCCGCCGTTCAAGGGGAGTATTGACAAAAGCGACATCTCCGGCCGGCTGAAGCTGAAAACCACAAAAACTGAGCTGTTGTTCATGAACCTTTTTGTGGAGCTGTTGGTCGTCGGAGGCAAGTGCGGGGTCATTGTCCCGGACGGGGTGTTGTTCGGTTCGTCCAATGCCCACAAAGAGGCCCGCCGGATGTTAGTGGAGGAAAACGAACTGCAGGGCGTCATCAAAATGCCGTCCGGCGTGTTCAGGCCCTACGCCGGGGTGTCCACCGCAGTGGTGATCTTTGCCAAAGGCGGGGTGACCGACAAGGTCTGGTTTTACGACATGCAGGCCGACGGCTATTCACTGGACGACAAGCGGACCAGGACCCCGGACAAAAACGACATCCCCGACATCATCGCCAAATGGAACGCCCGGAACAAAAAGAAACAGCCCGGCGCGGGCGAGAAATGGTTCTGGGTGGACGCCAAGGAGATCCGGGAGAACAAATACGACCTGTCCATCTCCCGCTACAAGCCGGTGGTGTATGAGGAAGTGCAGTATGAGCCACCGCAGGCGATACTGGCGAGCACGTCAGCGCTGGAGGTGGAAATCTCAGCAGTAATAAAGGAGATATCTAAATCGATATGA
- a CDS encoding Fic family protein: protein MKSFSEEYLNKIRITPQLLNLTSALSEYKGKEALYARQSPDVLEKLVERAKVESVESSNRIEGIDVKRDRVVDIVQQQSAPRTRPEEEVAGYRDALGYIHENHQAVPVSLHTITMLHQSLYKYTQQTGGEFKREDNQIIDRLKDGSIRVRFQPPPAGQTYYFVESLVAGYQFASQKRNFSPLVLIPLFVLDYLCIHPFTDGNGRTARLLCLLLLYHAGFRVGKYISLERVVEDSKETYYEALERSSRGWHELEHDAGPWLHYFYGVLLAAYKELESRVGVIREESSKTEQIKLFVKKTVKPFAISEIEEACPNISRDMIRVVLRELRDGGLIASTGMGRGAKWIRKG from the coding sequence ATGAAATCCTTTTCCGAAGAATATCTTAATAAAATCCGCATCACGCCCCAACTGCTCAATCTCACCAGCGCCTTGTCCGAATACAAGGGCAAAGAGGCGCTGTATGCCCGCCAGTCCCCCGATGTGCTGGAAAAGCTTGTCGAGCGTGCCAAGGTGGAAAGCGTGGAATCCTCCAACCGCATCGAAGGCATTGACGTCAAGCGCGACCGCGTGGTTGACATCGTCCAACAGCAGTCAGCCCCGCGCACCCGCCCTGAAGAAGAGGTGGCCGGTTACCGGGACGCTTTGGGATATATTCATGAAAACCATCAGGCTGTTCCGGTTTCGCTCCACACCATCACGATGCTTCATCAATCCCTATATAAATACACCCAGCAAACGGGGGGCGAGTTCAAGAGGGAAGACAACCAGATCATTGACCGGCTGAAGGACGGCAGTATCCGGGTGCGTTTTCAGCCGCCCCCGGCCGGCCAGACTTATTATTTTGTCGAAAGTTTGGTCGCGGGGTATCAATTTGCCTCCCAAAAGCGTAATTTTTCTCCGTTGGTTCTCATCCCGCTGTTTGTGCTGGACTACCTGTGCATCCATCCGTTTACCGACGGCAACGGCCGCACCGCGCGGTTGTTGTGCCTGCTCCTTCTGTATCACGCCGGTTTCCGGGTCGGGAAATACATCAGTCTGGAGCGTGTTGTTGAAGACAGCAAGGAAACGTATTATGAGGCGCTGGAGCGCTCCTCCAGGGGCTGGCATGAACTGGAGCATGACGCCGGGCCGTGGCTGCATTATTTTTACGGGGTCTTGCTCGCGGCGTATAAAGAGCTGGAATCCAGGGTGGGCGTGATTCGCGAGGAAAGCTCAAAAACAGAGCAAATCAAATTGTTCGTCAAAAAAACGGTCAAGCCGTTCGCTATTTCCGAAATTGAAGAGGCCTGCCCCAACATCAGCCGGGACATGATCCGCGTGGTTCTGCGCGAGCTGCGCGACGGGGGGCTTATCGCCTCTACCGGCATGGGCCGCGGGGCCAAATGGATAAGAAAGGGATAA
- a CDS encoding DEAD/DEAH box helicase family protein produces the protein MNEAQTRKEYIDKALAKAQWSKTGSSIYREEFEMERVWRKSDPVAEREEHYVTEHEYADYLLMGRNDQPLAIIEAKRTTKNARAGQQQAAGYADNIKAKFGVDPFIFLTNGEDIMFWDRQRYPSRLVYGFFERRDLERLYFQRQEAAKNLLDIRINPDIADRDYQAEAIRTVLTGVQNGRRKFLLVMATGTGKTRTSMAIIDALLRAKRINTVLFLTDRKVLRDQAYGKKGFQGFFTESCGKITSGKFNAEKRLYAATIQTMMECYKDISPGFFDLVIADECHRSIYNKWKDVLSYFDSIQIGLTATPAQFIERDTFRYFDVALNTDPKENLFNYTYDKAVEEKHLLLFIPYHAKTSFQIKGLREDEIPPAVKKKLVEEGKTLDELNFEGTEFEKRFTNTGTHEAMVREFMEVCYKDDTGTLPGKTIIFAMTKNHAYRLLDAFDRLYPQYKGRLAEVIVSEDSRADNFLGRFENESFPRIAISVDMLDTGVDIREVVNLVFAKPVFSKIKFWQMIGRGTRTLDKNNMKPWCPQKENFLIIDHWNNFEYFGQKPEGEAPDIQDAITSRVFKAKINRLRVYLSRSDQKEIEGIKKELQDMIALLPKDSISVREKKDVLHRLDSPEFWKNMDTDYLYDQAAPLMRFLEDVNYNEYSFILRCEQLELAVLNKDDRTILDLKTAIKEDLQLLPMTLQVVKRQEQAVFKVSSDAFWDGLNVGNIREARKKLSPIMKYRRADQREIIQFDLDDQVIERKWIEFGPNGEGEYVHIYKEKVEQRIKELAEKERAIVKIRNDEPVNDQDLEDLENTLNGPELYITEDKLREAYNQPQGTLVQFIKSIFGKYKFKSQEDQIAESFDAFIIAHNYNTDQTRFLRVIKSVFLSKVRRHELLELDDFYEGPVEAFGVDAASRLFSQDDLKEVLEFLNERATYRTK, from the coding sequence ATGAATGAAGCCCAAACCCGTAAAGAATACATTGATAAAGCCCTCGCCAAGGCCCAATGGTCCAAAACCGGTTCCTCCATCTACCGCGAAGAATTTGAAATGGAGAGAGTGTGGAGGAAGTCCGATCCTGTTGCGGAGCGGGAAGAGCATTATGTCACCGAGCATGAATATGCCGACTATTTGTTGATGGGCCGCAACGACCAGCCATTGGCTATTATTGAGGCGAAACGCACGACCAAAAACGCTCGCGCAGGCCAGCAGCAGGCCGCCGGTTATGCCGATAACATCAAAGCCAAATTCGGTGTTGACCCGTTCATTTTTTTGACAAATGGGGAAGATATCATGTTTTGGGATCGACAGCGATATCCGTCCCGACTTGTGTATGGTTTTTTTGAGCGCAGAGATTTGGAGCGACTGTATTTTCAGAGACAGGAAGCCGCGAAGAATCTGCTCGATATCAGAATCAATCCCGATATTGCCGATCGTGATTATCAGGCCGAAGCTATCCGTACCGTTTTAACCGGGGTCCAAAATGGCCGCCGTAAATTTCTGCTTGTTATGGCTACAGGAACAGGGAAAACGCGGACCTCCATGGCCATCATTGATGCCCTTTTAAGGGCCAAGCGGATTAACACAGTTTTATTCTTGACGGACCGCAAAGTCCTCCGCGACCAGGCCTACGGCAAGAAAGGTTTCCAGGGGTTTTTCACCGAAAGCTGCGGCAAAATTACGTCCGGCAAATTCAACGCCGAAAAACGTCTTTACGCGGCGACCATCCAGACCATGATGGAGTGCTATAAAGACATCTCCCCCGGCTTTTTCGACCTGGTGATCGCCGACGAATGCCACCGTTCCATCTACAACAAATGGAAAGACGTTCTCTCGTATTTCGATTCCATCCAGATCGGCCTGACCGCCACCCCTGCCCAGTTCATCGAGAGGGATACCTTTCGCTATTTCGATGTGGCGCTCAATACTGATCCCAAAGAGAATCTTTTCAATTACACCTATGACAAAGCGGTAGAAGAGAAGCACCTTTTGCTCTTCATCCCGTACCACGCCAAGACGTCTTTTCAAATCAAAGGCCTGCGCGAAGACGAAATTCCTCCCGCCGTCAAGAAAAAGCTGGTGGAAGAGGGCAAGACCCTGGACGAGCTGAATTTTGAGGGTACAGAATTTGAGAAACGTTTCACCAACACCGGCACGCACGAGGCCATGGTCCGCGAATTCATGGAAGTTTGTTACAAAGACGATACCGGCACCCTCCCCGGGAAAACCATCATCTTCGCCATGACCAAGAACCACGCCTACCGTTTGCTGGACGCCTTCGACCGTCTTTACCCGCAATACAAGGGACGGCTGGCCGAGGTGATTGTCTCCGAGGATTCTCGGGCGGACAATTTTCTGGGGCGGTTTGAAAACGAAAGCTTCCCCCGGATCGCCATCTCCGTTGATATGCTCGACACCGGTGTCGATATCCGGGAAGTCGTGAATCTGGTCTTCGCCAAACCGGTGTTCAGCAAAATTAAATTCTGGCAGATGATCGGACGCGGCACGCGCACGCTCGACAAGAACAACATGAAGCCGTGGTGTCCGCAGAAGGAAAATTTCCTGATCATTGACCACTGGAACAATTTTGAATATTTCGGCCAAAAACCCGAAGGAGAGGCCCCCGACATTCAGGACGCCATCACCTCCCGCGTGTTCAAGGCCAAGATCAACCGCCTGCGTGTTTATCTGAGCCGCTCTGACCAGAAGGAGATTGAGGGCATCAAGAAAGAACTCCAGGATATGATCGCCCTGTTGCCAAAAGATTCAATCAGCGTGAGGGAGAAGAAGGACGTCCTTCATCGGCTGGATAGTCCTGAGTTCTGGAAGAATATGGACACAGACTATCTTTACGACCAGGCGGCGCCCCTGATGCGGTTTCTGGAAGACGTCAATTATAATGAGTATTCCTTTATCCTGAGGTGCGAACAGCTTGAGCTGGCCGTGCTGAACAAGGACGACCGGACCATTCTCGATTTGAAGACCGCCATCAAGGAAGACCTGCAATTGTTGCCCATGACGCTCCAGGTGGTCAAACGCCAGGAGCAGGCAGTTTTCAAGGTCTCTTCCGACGCGTTTTGGGACGGCCTGAATGTCGGCAATATCCGCGAGGCCAGGAAAAAATTGTCCCCGATCATGAAGTATAGACGTGCCGACCAGCGCGAAATCATCCAATTCGATTTGGATGACCAGGTGATTGAACGCAAATGGATCGAGTTTGGGCCCAACGGCGAAGGCGAGTATGTGCACATTTATAAAGAGAAAGTCGAACAGCGCATCAAAGAATTGGCCGAAAAAGAGCGGGCCATCGTCAAGATACGCAACGATGAACCGGTCAACGACCAGGACCTGGAAGACCTGGAAAACACATTAAACGGCCCGGAACTGTATATCACCGAGGACAAATTGAGGGAGGCCTACAATCAGCCGCAGGGGACCCTGGTCCAGTTCATCAAGTCCATCTTCGGGAAATACAAGTTCAAAAGCCAGGAAGACCAGATCGCCGAAAGCTTCGACGCCTTTATCATCGCCCACAACTACAACACCGACCAAACCCGTTTCCTTCGCGTCATTAAGAGCGTCTTCCTGTCCAAGGTCCGGCGTCATGAATTGCTTGAGTTGGATGATTTCTACGAAGGGCCTGTCGAGGCGTTCGGCGTGGATGCCGCCAGCCGGCTTTTCTCGCAGGATGATCTTAAGGAAGTCTTGGAGTTCCTTAATGAGCGCGCGACTTACAGAACAAAGTGA
- a CDS encoding MFS transporter, whose translation MEQAKAQPTHHVTAAADRISFFQKAAYSMGAFANTAQAAFTGQMVMILNLGLGINPALVGFIGFLPRIVDAVSDPVTGYYSDNLRTRWGRRRPLILFGSITGGILFALMFQLYKGHSEMFYFGYFLSFQLLFFLCFTCFSIPWIALGYEMTPDYHERTRLQAASSFVGQLPWFIAPWSWMIMHNPNWFTDGVHGVRVLAIIIGACLIFGGVLPAIFGKEHFDAFPKPDVSGAWNVMKKFFRGVGISLKCWPFVKLCLATLLIFGGFMLASSFTAYIVFFYVFQGAASVDLAYANGGKLLGWYGTFSALCSMGVIFLTSWLSRKVGKRNTFFITIPISIVGYALKWIGYNPDFPYLLMITAPLVTFGLGSLFTLMNSMVADVCDLDELQTGERREGTFSAVYWWMVKLGVALASLIAGVLFNVIGFKESLGLGQATSTLFWMRICDVGIPIVTSLAAIFIIATFDISENKAYDIREQVERRREERRGEERRKAERREEGRRRDERRD comes from the coding sequence ATGGAACAAGCCAAGGCCCAGCCAACCCACCACGTCACAGCCGCCGCAGACCGCATTTCTTTTTTCCAAAAAGCCGCATACAGCATGGGGGCGTTCGCGAACACAGCCCAGGCGGCTTTCACCGGACAAATGGTCATGATCCTGAACCTCGGATTGGGCATAAACCCGGCTTTAGTCGGCTTCATCGGGTTCCTTCCCCGCATTGTTGACGCGGTATCAGACCCTGTTACCGGTTACTATTCCGACAATCTCCGGACCCGCTGGGGACGCCGCAGGCCGCTGATCCTCTTCGGATCGATCACCGGCGGCATTTTGTTCGCGCTGATGTTCCAGCTCTACAAAGGGCACAGCGAAATGTTTTATTTCGGGTATTTCCTGTCTTTTCAACTTTTGTTTTTCCTGTGTTTTACCTGCTTTTCCATTCCCTGGATCGCGCTGGGCTATGAAATGACGCCGGATTATCATGAACGGACACGTCTGCAGGCGGCCAGCAGTTTTGTCGGCCAGCTGCCATGGTTCATCGCTCCCTGGAGCTGGATGATCATGCACAACCCGAACTGGTTCACAGACGGCGTTCATGGGGTCCGCGTTCTCGCGATCATCATCGGGGCCTGTCTCATATTCGGAGGCGTCCTCCCCGCGATCTTCGGCAAAGAACATTTCGACGCCTTCCCCAAGCCGGATGTCAGCGGCGCCTGGAACGTCATGAAGAAATTTTTTAGGGGGGTGGGCATCTCCCTGAAATGCTGGCCTTTTGTGAAGCTGTGTCTGGCCACATTGCTGATCTTCGGCGGGTTTATGCTCGCGTCCTCTTTTACCGCGTATATTGTTTTCTTTTATGTCTTTCAAGGCGCGGCTTCCGTTGATCTGGCTTACGCGAACGGCGGGAAATTGCTGGGCTGGTACGGGACATTCAGCGCTCTTTGCAGTATGGGCGTCATCTTCCTGACCTCCTGGCTCTCCCGGAAAGTCGGAAAAAGAAACACCTTTTTTATCACGATCCCCATTTCGATCGTCGGTTATGCGTTGAAATGGATCGGGTATAATCCCGACTTTCCCTACTTGCTGATGATCACCGCTCCTCTCGTCACCTTCGGGCTGGGGTCCCTCTTCACGCTCATGAACTCCATGGTCGCTGATGTCTGCGACCTCGATGAGCTCCAGACCGGCGAACGCCGGGAAGGCACCTTCAGCGCCGTTTACTGGTGGATGGTGAAACTCGGCGTGGCGCTGGCGTCGCTCATCGCCGGGGTGCTTTTTAATGTCATCGGTTTTAAGGAATCCCTGGGGCTGGGACAGGCCACCAGCACTTTGTTCTGGATGAGGATCTGTGATGTCGGCATTCCGATCGTGACCTCGTTAGCCGCTATTTTCATTATCGCGACCTTTGACATCTCGGAGAACAAGGCCTACGACATCCGTGAACAGGTCGAAAG